A window of the Odocoileus virginianus isolate 20LAN1187 ecotype Illinois chromosome 20, Ovbor_1.2, whole genome shotgun sequence genome harbors these coding sequences:
- the LOC139029632 gene encoding zinc finger protein 211-like: MSPWSVSSATLREPAEGSVTFEDVAVYFSWEEWCLLDEVQIHLYLDVMLENFALVCMLGFWCGTQDGETPSEQSESAGVSQISTPRAGSSPENVQPCKICTPVLRDISHLTEEQRNINNSGQKAYTCGACGKRFFFTTNIQQYQIQHIGQKSFQFGMGSPTFLKSCMIHARENLSPNMEIANNFVANTELQQQDTSTREKQSNSKECEAVFHSGKSHQSWKEGKIASSRTDILVEDEGVLASEGFCEFSKHRKASTQKINLIQHQKVHTEERPYECSQCGKFFSHRFRFLAHQRVRCVARLYDCSECGKSFSRRKNLTAHRKIHSGENSYECKQCNKSFTQKFNLIEHQRVHTGEKPYQCSQCGKFFAHKSSCLAHQRVHTGERPYECSECGKSLTNRSSLSYHLRLHTGEKPYECNECGKCFTTRSMLCNHQRVHSGERPFECSECGKFFSRNEQLSDHKNVHTGEKPYECNKCEKSFTSSSSLRHHRRVHTGERPYECNKCWKSFTGSSSLRYHRRVHTGERPYKCSECGRSFAARTGLRYHERVHSGERPYECSECGKSFTGSSSLRHHERVHSGERPYECCQCGKLFSGISSLHYHWRVHSGERPYECSECGKSFIDKSSLRRHQRVHTGERPL, translated from the coding sequence GTTTTTGGTGTGGAACCCAGGATGGAGAGACACCTTCTGAACAGAGCGAATCTGCAGGAGTGTCACAGATTAGCACTCCCAGGGCAGGTTCATCTCCTGAGAATGTCCAGCCCTGTAAGATATGTACCCCAGTTTTGAGAGACATTTCACATTTGACTGAAGagcaaagaaatattaataatagtggACAGAAAGCATACACATGTGGGGCATGCGGGAAACGATTCTTTTTCACTACAAACATTCAACAGTACCAGATACAGCACATTGGACAGAAATCCTTCCAGTTTGGTATGGGGAGCCCCACATTTTTGAAGAGCTGCATGATACATGCAAGAGAAAATCTCTCTCCCAACATGGAGATAGCAAACAACTTTGTGGCCAACACGGAACTTCAGCAACAGGACACTAGCACCAGGGAGAAACAAAGCAACAGTAAGGAGTGTGaagctgtttttcacagtggGAAAAGTCATCAGAGCTGGAAAGAAGGCAAGATAGCCTCCAGCCGCACAGACATACTTGTTGAGGATGAGGGAGTCCTCGCTAGTGAAGGGTTTTGTGAGTTCAGCAAACATAGGAAAGCCAGCACTCAAAAAATTAACCTTATTCAACACCAGAAAGTTCACACTGAGGAGAGGCCTTATGAATGCAGCCAATGTGGAAAATTTTTTAGCCACAGATTCCGTTTCCTTGCCCATCAGAGAGTCCGCTGTGTAGCAAGGCTTTATGattgcagtgaatgtgggaaatccttTAGCCGAAGGAAGAACCTCACTGCCCATAGGAAAATCCACAGTGGTGAAAACTCTTATGAATGTAAACAGTGTAATAAATCTTTCACCCAAAAGTTCAACTTAATTGAAcatcagagagttcacactggagaaaaaccTTATCAATGCAGCCAATGTGGAAAATTTTTTGCCCATAAATCCAGTTGCCTTGCACATCAaagagttcacactggagaaaggccttatgagtgcagtgaatgtgggaaatctctTACTAATAGGTCATCCCTCTCTTATCATCTGAGACTTCACACAGGAGAAAAGCCTTATGAGTGCAATGAATGTGGGAAATGTTTTACTACTAGATCTATGCTTTGTAATCATCAGAGAGTACACAGTGGAGAAAGACCTTTTGAGTGCAGCGAATGTGGGAAATTCTTTAGTCGAAATGAGCAACTCAGTGACCATAAGAAtgttcacactggagaaaagcctTATGAGTGCAATAAATGTGAGAAATCTTTTACTAGTAGCTCCAGTCTTCGACATCATCggagagttcacactggagaaagaccTTATGAGtgcaataaatgttggaaatcTTTTACTGGTAGCTCCAGCCTTCGTTATCATCggagagttcacactggagaaaggccttacaagtgcagtgaatgtgggagaTCTTTTGCTGCTAGGACTGGGCTCCGGTATCATGAGAGAGTTCACAgtggagaaaggccttatgaatgcagtgaatgtgggaaatcttttacTGGTAGCTCCAGCCTTCGTCATCATGAGAGAGTTCACAgtggagaaaggccttatgagtgcTGTCAGTGTGGGAAATTATTTTCTGGTATTTCCAGCCTTCATTATCATTGGAGAGTTCACAGTGGAGAAAGaccttatgagtgcagtgaatgtgggaaatcttttatTGATAAGTCAAGCCTTCGTCGtcatcagagagttcacactggagaaagaccTCTTTGA